GCCGCCGCGGGCCCGGTCCGGGTCCGGCCCGCCACCGGCGGTGCGGTCACCGGCAGCGGCCCGCGCCGACCCACCCGCGGCCCGGGCCCCGGCCGGCCGCTCCCCCGCCTGCTCCTCGGCGGCGCGGCGGGCCACCGCCTCCCCGACCGTCTCCCGCCGCGGGCTCACCGCGGGCCCCCCGCGGCCCGCTCCCGCGTCCCTCCCGGCCGACCGCTCCCGCCCGGGCGCGCGCCGGCGGCGCAGCGGTGCGCGAGCGGGGTCATCGACGGCGCTCGAGCTCGAGCAGGACCTCCGGACCGAGGACCGTGACGTCGCCCGCTCCCATCGTGATGACCAGGTCGCCGGGCCGCGCGATCCCCGCGACGACGCCCGGCACGTCCGACCAGCCCGGCACGAACCGCACGTGCCCGGCCGGCAGCGGCACGGCGTCGGCGACGAGCGCGCCGGTGACGCCGGGCTCGGGGTCCTCGCGGGCGCCGAACACGTCGAGCACCACGACCTCGTCGGCCAGGGCCAGCGCGCGGCCGAAGTCGGCGGCGAACTCGCGGGTGCGGGAGTACAGGTGCGGCTGGAACGCGACGACGACCCGCCCGGCCCCGGCCACGACGTCGCGCGCGGCGCGCAGCTGGGCCGCGACCTTGCTCGGGTGGTGGGCGTAGTCGTCGTACACGGCGACCCCGGCGGCCCGGCCCTTGAACTCGAAGCGGCGGCGCACGCCGTCGAACGCGGCGAGGCCCTCCAGCAGGTCCGCGGGCGACGCGCCCAGCTCCACCCCGGCCAGGAGCGCGGCGAGCGCGTTGAGGGCCATGTGCTCCCCCGGCACGCCGAGGTGCAGCAGGTGCTCCGCACCGCCGTGGCGGAGCACGACGCGGGCGCCGGGGCCGTCGGGCCGGAAGTCGACGAGCCGGGCGTCGGCCGACTCGTCGCGGCCGTAGCGCAGCACCCGGATCCCGCTGCGCTCGGCGAGCGCGGCCAGGTCGGCGGCTCCGGCGTCGTCGGCGCAGGCGACGAGCGCGCCACCGGGGGTGATCCGGCCGAGGAACTCGCCGAACGCCGCGACGTAGGCCTCGGGCGTGCCGTAGTGGTCGAGGTGGTCGGCCTCCACGTTGGTGACGACCGCGACCTGCGGGTCGAACGCGAGGAAGGAGGCGTCGCTCTCGTCGGCCTCGGCCACGAACACGTCGCCGAGGCCCTCGTGCGCCCCCGACCCGGACGACGCCAGGTCGCCGCCGATGGCGAAGGACGGGTCGAGCCCGGCGTGCTGCAGCGCGACCGTCAGCATCGAGGTGGTGGACGTCTTGCCCGCGGTACCGGTGACGGCGGCCAGCCGGCGGCCCCGGGTGAGGGCGGCGAGGGCCTGCGCGCGGTGCGCGACGTCCAGCCCGCGGGAGCGGGCCGCCGCGAGCTCGGGGTTGGTCTCCCGGATCGCCGAGGAGACGACGACGGTGGCCGGGGCGTCGGGCAGGTGCGCCGGGTCGTGGCCGACCTCGATGCGCGCCCCCAACGCCCGCAGGGCGAGCACGGTGCGCGAGTCCTTGGCGTCGGACCCGGAGACGGCGACGCCGCGGGCCAGCAGGATGCGGGCGATGCCGCTCATCCCGGCGCCGCCGATGCCGATGAGGTGGACGCGGTCGTGCAGCGTCACGGGGCCGGTGGGGGTCATGCGCGGGCCACCTCCAGCACCACGCGGGCCAGCCGCTCGTCGGCGTCGGCGTGCCCGGACGCGCGCGCGGCGGCGCCCATCAGGGCCAGCCGGGCGGGGTCGGTGAGCAGCGGGAGCAGCTCGGTGAGGACGCGCTCCCCGGTCAGCTCCCCGTCGGGGACGAGCACCCCGCCCCCGGCCGCGACGACCGGTCCGGCGTTGAGCGCCTGCTCCCCGTTGCCGTGCGGCAGCGGGACGTAGACGGCGGGCAGGCCGACCGCCGACACCTCGGCGACGGTCATCGCGCCCGCGCGCCCGAGCACGGCGTCGGCGGCGGCGTAGGCGAGGTGCATGTCGTCGATGTAGGGCAGCGGGACGTACCCGTCGGCGGCGGGGGCGGCGGTGCCGCCGCGGCCGTGGGCGTGCAGGACGGCGACGCGGGCGTCGAGCAGGCCGGGCAGGGCCGCGGCGACCGCGGAGTTGAGCGTGCGCGCGCCCTGCGAGCCGCCGAAGACCAGCAGGACCGGGCCGTCGGCGGGCAGGCCGTACTTCTGCCGGGCCTCGGCGCGCAGCGCGGGGCGGTCGAGGGTGGTGACGGCGCGGCGCAGCGGGATGCCGAGCACCTCGGCGCCGGGCAGCCCGGACCCGGGGACGGCGGCGACGACCCGTGCGGCGAACCGGGCGCCCACCTTGTTGGCCAGGCCCGCGCGGGCGTTGGCCTCGTGCACGACGATCGGGACGCGGCCGCGGGCCCCGAGGTAGGCGGGCAGCGCGACGTAGCCGCCGAACCCGACCACGACGTCGGCGTCGACGGCGGCGAGCACCTCGCGGACCCGCCGGACCGCGACGCGGACCCGTCCGGGCAGGCGCAGCAGGTCCGCGCTGGGCCGGCGCGGCAGCGGGACCGGCGGGATCAGCTCCAGCGGGTAGCCGCGGGCCGGGATGAGCGTGGAGTCGAGGCCCCGCTCGGTGCCCAGCGCGGTGACCCGCGCGTCGGGGGCGAGGCGGCGCACCGCGTCGGCGAGGGCCAGCGCGGGCTCGATGTGCCCCGCGCTCCCCCCACCCGCGACGACGACGGACGGGCCGCTCATCGGACCCGCGCCGAGGCCCGGGTCACCGGTGCCCGGTAGGGCTGCGGCGGCGACAGCAGGAGCATCCGCGCGATCCGGCCCTGGCCCGGGCGGCGCAGCACGGCGACCGCCTCCGGCTCGTGGCGGGCGGCGTTGGCGAGGACGCCGAACACGAACATGGTGACCACGAGCGAGGTTCCTCCGGAGGAGATCAGCGGGAGCTGCAGCCCGGTCACCGGCAGCAGCCCCACGACGTAGCCGATGTTGATGGCGGCCTGGGCGACGAGCCAGGTCGTGGACGTGGCGACGACGATCCGCAGCCACGGGTCGGTGGTGCGCGAGGCGATCCGGAACCCGGTGTAGGCCAGCGTGGCGAACAGGGCGAGCACCGAGAACGCCCCGACGAAGCCGAGCTCCTCGCCGATGATCGCGAAGATGAAGTCGTTGTGGGCGTTGGGCAGGTAGCTCCACTTGGCGCGCCCCTGACCGAGGCCGACGCCGAGCAGGCCGCCGTCGGCGAGCGAGTACAGGGCCTGGCGCGCCTGGAAGCCGGCGGCCTGGGTGTCGCTGCTGTCCAGGAACGAGGTGATGCGCGCGAGGCGGTACGGCGCGGCCAGCCCGAGGATCAGCGCGCCGCCCGCGGCGCCCGCGAGCA
This sequence is a window from Pseudonocardia petroleophila. Protein-coding genes within it:
- the murG gene encoding undecaprenyldiphospho-muramoylpentapeptide beta-N-acetylglucosaminyltransferase — protein: MSGPSVVVAGGGSAGHIEPALALADAVRRLAPDARVTALGTERGLDSTLIPARGYPLELIPPVPLPRRPSADLLRLPGRVRVAVRRVREVLAAVDADVVVGFGGYVALPAYLGARGRVPIVVHEANARAGLANKVGARFAARVVAAVPGSGLPGAEVLGIPLRRAVTTLDRPALRAEARQKYGLPADGPVLLVFGGSQGARTLNSAVAAALPGLLDARVAVLHAHGRGGTAAPAADGYVPLPYIDDMHLAYAAADAVLGRAGAMTVAEVSAVGLPAVYVPLPHGNGEQALNAGPVVAAGGGVLVPDGELTGERVLTELLPLLTDPARLALMGAAARASGHADADERLARVVLEVARA
- the murC gene encoding UDP-N-acetylmuramate--L-alanine ligase, whose amino-acid sequence is MTPTGPVTLHDRVHLIGIGGAGMSGIARILLARGVAVSGSDAKDSRTVLALRALGARIEVGHDPAHLPDAPATVVVSSAIRETNPELAAARSRGLDVAHRAQALAALTRGRRLAAVTGTAGKTSTTSMLTVALQHAGLDPSFAIGGDLASSGSGAHEGLGDVFVAEADESDASFLAFDPQVAVVTNVEADHLDHYGTPEAYVAAFGEFLGRITPGGALVACADDAGAADLAALAERSGIRVLRYGRDESADARLVDFRPDGPGARVVLRHGGAEHLLHLGVPGEHMALNALAALLAGVELGASPADLLEGLAAFDGVRRRFEFKGRAAGVAVYDDYAHHPSKVAAQLRAARDVVAGAGRVVVAFQPHLYSRTREFAADFGRALALADEVVVLDVFGAREDPEPGVTGALVADAVPLPAGHVRFVPGWSDVPGVVAGIARPGDLVITMGAGDVTVLGPEVLLELERRR